The genomic interval GTTTCTGTAGTTTATAGTTTCTATCTCAACACACGCAATCGAATAGTGTTCCTGATGCATAGTGCGCCTGCCAAACATACTGAGCGGGTGAAGCGGGTGCAACAACAAATGATGGATTGGGCAAAAGAAGGTTCTGAACAGAAACTTTGTACCGCCCGTTCCGGATGGTTCACCATGAGCGATTCGGTGCCTGGCTATAAACAGACTCACCGCAATATCTCCGTGAATCTGCATGATATACTGGATGTGAATGAACAGCACCGGGTGGTGCGTGTAGAGCCTCTAGCCACTATGGGACAAATAACCGCTACGCTCAATCCGTTAGGATGGACGCTTCCGGTAGTGCCCGAACTGGATGATTTGACTGTCGGTGGTTTGATTAACGGCTTTGGCGTGGAAAGCAGCAGCCACAAGTACGGCCTATTTCAATTCATCTGCGAATCGTTTGAAATCGTGACGGCAGATGGAACCGTGGCGCAGTGCAGCAAAAATGAGAACGTCGCTTTGTTCTATGCCATTCCCTGGAGCCACGGCACGCTGGGATTCTTGGTCTCTGCCACACTAAAAATCATTCCGGCAAAGAAGTATGTCAAATTGCATTATCAACCCGTCTATTCTTTGGATGAACTGACTGAACTATTTGAACGCGAAAGCCGCGGCACTGAAAAGAACCAGTTTGTAGAAGCATTAATGTATGGACAGAATTCTGCCGTGGTGATGACCGGTGTGTTGACCGATGAACGAAATGATGATACTCCAATAAATTCGATTGGCTATTTCTGGAAGCCTTTCTTCTATCGCCATGCAGAAAAATATTTGCTGAAAAAGAAAACGGGATACGAATACATTCCGCTGCGAGACTATTACCACCGGCATACACGCGGTTTGTTTTGGGAAATGGAAAGCATCATTCCGTTTAGCAATCAATCCTTGTTCCGATATCTGTTGGGATGGTCTTTGCCGCCCAAAATCCCTTTATTGAAATATACCGAAACAGAAACCACCCGCCGCCTGCGCGATACATACCATGTGGTGCAGGATATGCTCATGCCTATGGTCCATCTCAAAAAGTCTTTACTGTACTTTCACGAACAATACAATATTTACCCTATCTGGCTTTCTCCCATGGCGATCTATGACAACGAAAAACAGGCGGGTTTCATCCATCCATATCAGTTGGCGGATGGAAGCAAAGACCCCATGTTTGTGGATGTGGGCGCTTATGGCAACCCCATGAAACGCCCTTTTGACGGTCTGAGTGCTTTGCGCGAACTGGAGAAATTTGTGATAGAAAATAAGGGGTATCAGGCGCTTTATGCAAAGACCTTAATGAGCCGCGAACAGTTTCGCACCATGTTTGACCATAGCGATTATGACAAACTGCGCGAAGAACTGCCTCTATGCACCCATGCTTTTAATGAAGTGTATGATAAAGTTTCATCCAAGGCAAGACTCGCACCGGTAGATGCGAGAAGGGGAAAGGTTTAGAAAGTAGCATCCTGAACAAGACCCTCAAAAGGCTTTATATAGAAGGGTGTCCAGAATACAGTCTTTTACGACCAACACCCAAAATAGGTTTCAGGATATAAAGAAAATATTTTTCAGAACCGGTACCGGTTCTAAGATTTTCGCTGGTTTGTATTATATGTATAGCCGGAACAGGAACCGGAGCCGGGTAGAACGATAAATAAATTTTATTGGTAATTCAAACAAGCAACAAATAAGATTTTTCTTCACCTGAATTTTTGATTTTTACAAACGGGCCTTGTATCATACGCGAAGAATATGAGCTTCTTTTCAGAGAATATGAGCCTCTTTAGGAAGAATATGAGCCCTCTTTTCTGAGAATATGAGCTTCTTTACAAAGAATATGAGCTTCTTTACAAAGAATATGAGCTTCTTTAGGAAGAATATGAGACTCTTTACAAAGGAAATGAGCTTCTTTAGTTAGAATATGAGCTCATGTAGAAAGAATATGAGACTTGATTTCGATTAGGTTTCCTTCATAACCTTTGAGATGGAATAAGGTTGTTGGTGAAGTTCTGCTAATTATTCCTCAGTAGGTCATTATTTCCTGAATAGGATGCAAGCCGGGTATTTTTATTCGGATAGGGTCGTAGTGTTTCCATATTCTGAGCCCTCATATAAACCGGTTGGGATATCCGGGTTCAAGATATGGAACCCATGCGGGAACGCGGTCAACGGTGCAGGAGATCATGTTAAATGAAAAATAGAATTAAAAATTAGTAG from Bacteroidota bacterium carries:
- a CDS encoding FAD-binding oxidoreductase, which encodes MPFDMSAQDEFKPSSFFEYILTYHRGLFATIFLLPVSVVYSFYLNTRNRIVFLMHSAPAKHTERVKRVQQQMMDWAKEGSEQKLCTARSGWFTMSDSVPGYKQTHRNISVNLHDILDVNEQHRVVRVEPLATMGQITATLNPLGWTLPVVPELDDLTVGGLINGFGVESSSHKYGLFQFICESFEIVTADGTVAQCSKNENVALFYAIPWSHGTLGFLVSATLKIIPAKKYVKLHYQPVYSLDELTELFERESRGTEKNQFVEALMYGQNSAVVMTGVLTDERNDDTPINSIGYFWKPFFYRHAEKYLLKKKTGYEYIPLRDYYHRHTRGLFWEMESIIPFSNQSLFRYLLGWSLPPKIPLLKYTETETTRRLRDTYHVVQDMLMPMVHLKKSLLYFHEQYNIYPIWLSPMAIYDNEKQAGFIHPYQLADGSKDPMFVDVGAYGNPMKRPFDGLSALRELEKFVIENKGYQALYAKTLMSREQFRTMFDHSDYDKLREELPLCTHAFNEVYDKVSSKARLAPVDARRGKV